In Amia ocellicauda isolate fAmiCal2 chromosome 3, fAmiCal2.hap1, whole genome shotgun sequence, the DNA window gggacacacggaccatgggacacaaatggaaattgggcttcaaagcattcaataCAGAaggcaggagacacttcttctaACAGAGAGTTTTTACAATCTGGAATACATTttcagtgatgtggttgaagccaacaatttgggaacattcaaaaatggACTGGACGTGATACTTGGAATGCTTAGTTATTAAatgacaccaaatgagcacaatgggtcgaatggcctcctctcgattgtaaactttcttatgttctaaatatCCAACCGGTTCATAAATTCGTTTCagcgtttgtaaacttttttatatttcttatgTTTTGTTCTTGATTTAAGAGCACATATTCATTGATTTACTGCagctgtattttgtttattttgtaaagcTTTCTAATTGCCCCTATAATCTcctctgtttttaatgtataaatgaTAGGGTTCAGCATTGGAGGAATGGTGGAGGACAAGGATGAACATATTATCCTGGTATTGGGATGAATAACAGACATTAATGCAGCAATGTATGTGATGAAAAATGGGATGTAATACAATATCACTAAGATAAAATGGGGGGTGCAGGTTTTCATTGCTTTTAACCGTTCATCACCTGATGCTATTTTTAACAGTGCAGATAGTATACACACATAAGACAGCACAACTAGAATGAAAGGTATGAAGGTAGATACTGTAATATTTACTTTTGCTTGAATTGAACTTGGGGAATTGTCATTACAGGCCATACGATACAGAGGTCCATGATCACAGAAATAACTCTCTACCACAATGGATCTGCAAAATGATAGTCTGGTGACTAAAAATACAAGTGTTATGACTAGTGTTGCTATGAAAACCCAGACACATACTATAATCACAAACATTGAAGTATTTGTCATAATGATGTGATATCTCAGTGGAAAGCATATAGCAACAAACCTGTCATAGGCGAGTACAACAAGACAGAGTGACGGCATGGCAGTAAAGAAATGTACAAAGAACATGTTGGCCAAGCAGGCTTCATATGTGATGAACTGAGAGTCAAAGAGAAAGGTATGAATTAACTTAGGAATAAGAGCTGTGCTGCCACATATGTCAACTACAGCTAAATTTAAAACAGCAACATATTTAGGTGTGTGAAGACTTTTTTCTGTGTATATAATGAATATGATGAAAAAGTTTGCAAATACAGTTACAGCATAAACAAAGCACAGGAAAATGTAATAGTACTTCACATGTGGGATGTTGGAAAAGCCATTGATGTAAAAGAACTGAGGCCGCACAAATGCAGTATTGGGAGAAACTGTTGAATTCAAGGAGCTCATGGCAGACTGTGTTGGCTTTTCCTTGACCTGCaatcaaaaaagtt includes these proteins:
- the LOC136747193 gene encoding olfactory receptor 52E4-like — protein: MSSLNSTVSPNTAFVRPQFFYINGFSNIPHVKYYYIFLCFVYAVTVFANFFIIFIIYTEKSLHTPKYVAVLNLAVVDICGSTALIPKLIHTFLFDSQFITYEACLANMFFVHFFTAMPSLCLVVLAYDRFVAICFPLRYHIIMTNTSMFVIIVCVWVFIATLVITLVFLVTRLSFCRSIVVESYFCDHGPLYRMACNDNSPSSIQAKVNITVSTFIPFILVVLSYVCILSALLKIASGDERLKAMKTCTPHFILVILYYIPFFITYIAALMSVIHPNTRIICSSLSSTIPPMLNPIIYTLKTEEIIGAIRKLYKINKIQLHPPFPEVRRFTGRRRNHHQNRRSPTPASDLGVTPALDLHLSPSPSISSSRAAVTETAVPPVATLVSLPPLSMEPCDLTCHNRQCYIMEMLTHTLQEREQSLQLARVFYYTTLWDGCACVCKQ